The window GATAATACTTTCACCTTTTTTAATGTTTACTTCAAAATATCCGGGCACATACAAGTCTTCATTAAAATCATATCCCCGTTCCTGTTCTTTGGTATACTCGATACCTTTATACCAGTAAGGTTCAAAATGAAATTCATTTTCTTTATTATGTTGCATGAATAATTCGGGATACCCAGGATACATGCAGGTCTTTATCCCATTTTCCACTTCCTGATATTCTTTACTGGCATGTGGGTTCTCATGAGTATATTGACGTACACTTCTGAAAGCCAGAAGTGGGCGAAAACGAAGAGTCGTTGCAGAGTGTGCATCTACTAATGTGTATTTTATCAATATTCTGTTCTCATAATGGACAAAGATTTTTTCTTTGGTAAGAATCACTCCGCCAACACGGTAAGTTGTAATAGGGATTTTTTCACAATCGAATTCACGGATGTATTTATGACCTCTCGGGCAATAATTTTCTCCTTGATATTTATGTAGACCAAGGTTAAATTCTGCGCCATGTTGGACGACTGTTTCATCCAAGGATGAAAGCAAAACATGATTCTCATCATCCAGTTCCGGAATAGGAATCACTAATAATCCATGATATTTCCTCGTGTTGCAATCTACTATTGTTGTACAATGATATGCTCCCGATTTATTAGTCCGAAGAATTTCTCTTGGTAAAGATTCTTCGAGATTAATCATGAGAGTTTTGTCAAATCGCAGATAACTCATAGTTATATTGGTTTTTATAAGGTTTAATAGTTACTTTTTTGGCATTATAATTAGCTCTTACTCCTCAAAAATAGTAAATCTTGTGATAAATGCACACAAAATAATAATTTATTTTTGTTCATCATCATAAATACTAAATGATGCTAAAATCTTTGTTGGACGAGTTATAAAAGAAAAACGCTTTCGGTTATTACACTGAAAGCGTTTTTATGTATGCTATGATTTTATAAAAGAAAATACTTTTTTAAATCATTTTTGAAGAAATGTTATCAGGTTAGTGATATTTGCTGTGAATAGTTTTACTGAAATTGCCAGCAAAATGATTCCAAAGAATTTCCTGACAACATAAATTCCGCCTTTTCCCAGTAATTTCTCTATTTTTTTAGTCATTCTTAAAACGATATATACCCAAACCATATTAAGGGCCAAAGCAATCATAATGTTAATGCTGGCATATTCTGCACGAAGAGACAGTAAGGTTGTAAATGCTCCGGCACCGGCTAATAGAGGAAATACAAGAGGTACAAGTGTAGCTTCCTTAATGGGGCCAGTGTTCTTAAATATTTCTACATCAAGGATCATTTCCAGCGCCATAAAGAAGATTATGAGTGCACCAGCTACAGCGAACGATTCAATATCTACCCGAAAGAGGCTTAGCAAAAGATGTCCGGCATAAAAGAAACCTACTAATAGAATAGCTGAGTAAATAGTTGCTATAACTGCATTTACATCGCGTCCTTTTTCCCTTAAATCTATGATGATTGGAATAGATCCAATTATATCTATAACTGCAAAAAGCACAATAAATGCACTAACCATGTCCTGAAAATCAAATCCAGTGAACATAACTCCTCCTTATTTTGTTGTAAACTTGTGCAAAGATATTATATTTTTATACATTTTACAATATTTATCGTCTAGATTTACCATTTGGAAAATAATCGTGTTTAAGAAACGATAAAAAGCAAAAAAGGAACTTGTGTAAATGTATATAATCAAATTTTATCAATATATTTGCAGCGGACTTAAATTGGGCTATTTATAAACTGTAAAACCAAAAAGGTTGTTATGGAAACGATGTACGAGACTTTACTAAAGATGCCTCTTTTCCAAGGATTAAGTGAGGAGGAAGTCACAAGAATCATTGGTAAGGTAAAATTGCACTTTCAGAAATATAGGGCTGGAAGCGTCATTTTTAAGAGGGGAGATATCTGTGATAAACTCACTTTCTTATTAAAAGGTGAACTAATGATGGAGTCTAGTGATAAAGATAATAATTTTGTCTTAAAGGAATTTGAAGAGGCTCCGTCTCTTATTGAACTTCATTCTCTTTTCGGAATCAATACTAATTATTTTTCTAATTTTATTGCCGAAACGGATGTTGATCTGATATCTATCGATAAATCGTTTATATTAACAGAACTTGATAAATATGATATTTTCCGTTTGAATTTCCGGAATGTAATTTCTAATCGTGCGCAGCAGTTGCATGAGAAGCTATGGCAAAATAACTATTCGTGTCTGGAAACAAAAATGATTGATTTTTTATTAGATCGTTGCGAAATTTCTTTTGGTAAGAAACAGTTGAAGATAAAAATGGAGGATTTCGCTTTGATTATTGGCGAGACACGGCTTTCTGTATCTAAATGCCTGAACAATTTAGAAAAAGAAGGATTGGTCTTTCTCCGGAGAACTGAGATTGAAATCCCAGATTTAAATTTATTAAAAGAGTGGAAAAACAGGTTCCTTGAATCTTTGTCCTGTAATAAAGAAATTGTAAATCAATAAATAAGAAACTAAAAAATGCCTCAAAATACATTGTTAGATTTTGAGGCATTTTAAGTTTTTATGGGAGTCGTTTTATTTCTTGTTTAGACGTATTATTTTACTCGTTTATATCCATAAACAGCTAAATCTCCCAATTCTTCTTCAATACGAAGCAGCTGATTGTATTTTGCCATACGATCAGAACGGCTTAATGAACCAGTTTTAATTTGTCCGGAGTTCGTAGCTACAGCAATATCCGCTATTGTAGCATCTTCTGTTTCACCTGAGCGGTGTGAGGTAACTGTAGTGTACCCATGGCGGTGGGCCATTTCAATAGCATTTAGAGTTTCTGTCAGAGTCCCAATTTGATTTACTTTGATCAAAATGGAGTTAGCACAGCCCTTTTCAATGCCTTTAGCAAGGAATTCTACATTTGTTACAAATAAATCGTCGC of the uncultured Bacteroides sp. genome contains:
- a CDS encoding MarC family protein, whose protein sequence is MFTGFDFQDMVSAFIVLFAVIDIIGSIPIIIDLREKGRDVNAVIATIYSAILLVGFFYAGHLLLSLFRVDIESFAVAGALIIFFMALEMILDVEIFKNTGPIKEATLVPLVFPLLAGAGAFTTLLSLRAEYASINIMIALALNMVWVYIVLRMTKKIEKLLGKGGIYVVRKFFGIILLAISVKLFTANITNLITFLQK
- a CDS encoding Crp/Fnr family transcriptional regulator, producing the protein METMYETLLKMPLFQGLSEEEVTRIIGKVKLHFQKYRAGSVIFKRGDICDKLTFLLKGELMMESSDKDNNFVLKEFEEAPSLIELHSLFGINTNYFSNFIAETDVDLISIDKSFILTELDKYDIFRLNFRNVISNRAQQLHEKLWQNNYSCLETKMIDFLLDRCEISFGKKQLKIKMEDFALIIGETRLSVSKCLNNLEKEGLVFLRRTEIEIPDLNLLKEWKNRFLESLSCNKEIVNQ